ACAAGTGAAGGGGAGTGGAGAGAGAGGACTCAAACACATACACGCTCACGcacgcactgacacacactctccatACGCGGGCttccacacaacacacacttggAGGAAGAAGACGCACCAAAGACGCACGAAGGTCAGCGgctcctctctgcttctctgcgcctgttctctctcttttctctcggcggcaggagaaagaaaaagtttccagaaggagagaaagaaagaaagaaggagtgTCGCTCAGCGTGAGCAAGCAAAGGCAAGAAAAGCCCTGTTTGGTTTCCTATTTTTCGCGTCTTGgacactatttttttttttttttttcgatttTTACGCACCAGGCACGAGCTGTGGGAATCTCTCGAAGCGGACTCCCGGGGTTTGTGGTGATacacagtgaggaagaggaaggaggaaccAGACCAGGGCGAACCAAAGGGGGTGAAGAACTCACCAGGTAGGTAAGACTAGACTCCTGCTGCTGATTTCATCCACAACACTCGTTTCTCTGCAGGAATCACAAAGGAAGTGCTTTAAAATGTCACTGAGGACTCGTCTTTTTACGCATGAAAGATGAAACAGTCCACATGCAAACCCTGCCTCTGTttgaatagtgtgtgtgtttattataagAAATATTAAAGTGGGTTTAAAAATAGCTCAGGGCGCCACATGCCATTATTAACTCACTACTGAGCAGCACACACAGGCTGGGAGTCTGTGTGAGGTGAAATACCTTAAAGCACAATCTCCATCACTCCTGTGcatgattattatatatttattaaatgtgtATACGTTGTAAAAAATACTGGAAAAACCTCAAAGCAGATAAAAATAGCTCAGAACTCATCACCGAGCAGCATAAAGAGACAGCTCTGTGTCACTGTCGCAATACTATGACATGGAAATACATTAAAGCAGCATTAAAGCCGTGTACATGTGTATTATATGTATATCGTACATGTTAAAATACCACGAGGGGGGTCACTGTCATTGTAAACTTTCATGTAGAAGTTGCTGTGGGAGAATTACTGGTCTTTCACAtgatctttgttttatttaaaagcatTAACTGTTGTGAATATGATGtcgaaacacacacgcacgctgtAAGGACTCATGGTTACCAGGTCATAGTGATGATGTATTGATTGCAACATTCATGGGTTCTGCTCTGAGAAACTGGAAAATTCCCCCTTGAATCGTAGTCAAATCTAAGAAATCTCCGTTCTGTCTGTGGGAGGGCAGAGATAAGGCCGGTGTGCCACTTCACCTGGAACACCAGCCTCcattgtgcgtgtgtttgtgccagCGAGCCCTGACTCTCCAGGTGAAAGGCTGAACTCGCTCAACTGGCTTTGTGAAGCGGGGCTTCATTTAGAAAGCTGCCATTCACGGCCGCCTTTTACACCCAGGACGCACACTCACACGTCTGCTGTGATAAAACCGGAGTATGATGGCAGGCTGTTGGAGTCAGAGAGTGTTTGTGCAGACGAcgaggaacaaacacacacaaaacatgactGAAGCTGCTCTTCCTCTCGTACAGTAAACCGTGTTGAGGCTCACTGATGGACTCGGTTTCATTCTCCAGACAGAGGCTCGTCTTCGTTGATGGACAATGTTacctgctacacacacacacacacacacgatcacacTGCAGCTAAATATAGTCGTTCAGTTCACACACAGATCTGTTgtaaagcagcagaaaacagcGTCTGTGCCAAAGTGACAGCCTCGTTCAGTTCTGTCGTTGCGTTCAGGGCTGCAGCTCTCAAAGTCCGTTCATCTGCCAAGTGTTTTCTTTGGTAATTAGTTAATTGGTTTGTGACATattcacattgtttttctgtccaaAGCCCGAAGATGCTCAGTTTACTATCGAAGAGGCATCAGTCTGCTGATTCATTTAAAACTGTCACCAGGTTAAAGCTCTGAACTCTGACACTGTAACGTTAAACCTGTCTTTGTGCTTCATGAGGTATTTGGAGTACATGGTGCAGTAAAGTTAAGTATCAAGTATACTCCACAGCTGACGTACAGAATTACTTCCAGAAAACTAAGATGgattgataaatatatatataaaatacaaccTGGTCGATAGCAGAGGTGTGAAAGTTTTATCGAAAACTTTATTCAAATGTCTCATTGAGCTTTATTCTTTGCACTTCTTCTTTAATTTTTACTGCCCCTCTTGTGTTAAAATTGATTTTACGTGTGCAAACAGGTTCAACAAGGTGCAATCTCTATTTCCATGATTCATGAAGTCTCACCTTTCTCTGCGATGGCAAACTGTTGTCCACCTTTGAGTGTGACTGTTCAGAACCGATCTTTTGTCTTGAGACGTAATCGGACGTTGTTCAAACAGATCTCAGTTCAGCAGCTggacttttaaataaaacactccgatgtgaaaaggaaaatgatatatatatactgacACCATCATTGTGTTTGTCACTTGTCCGGTGTAGTCGTCTTTACATCTCGTACTTTTTAGATTGATGACTTAAAACTAGAGATTTTCTAATCAAATATTTTCCTTTCCGATACCTGAACTTTGCGTTCTGGCCGATACTAAGTACCGATGCTGTACTTCCACCTTGCCTGTGGCACGACTGCTGTTTAAGAGCGGCGAAGAAGAGTTGTAGTTGCATATAGTGTTGTATCGCATCAACTAACAGATTCGTGAACTCGTCGATGTATTTCTGGAAACACCTCtagttaaaaaaataacttttatagTTAACTGCACATTTTCAACGATATCTACATCGAGTTAATTGTGaaagaatataatatataataaatacgAGAGTAAATGTAAGTTCACAGAGTGAAATATGAAAAGTGTTTCACCACATGTgcacaatgtttgtgtgtatgtgactcAAACTCAAATCAGTTTTCTGAAAGTTGAAAGTCAcgttttccatttgtttttctgggGACTTGGATCCTCTGCAGCGACTCGATGCATCGCGATGAACTTTCCTCTCGGGTGTGATCTTACTTTTCCCACAGTGACTTTGCCGAAGCACTATGTTCTTtcactgctttctctctctctctctctctctctctctctggtttgtTGTAAACAAGACACCAGCAGATGTAGGTAGAGGTGGAAATTCAGCAGGTTGTTGTGTTGACGGGTTTGTGGAGTGACTCACATTTTTACGTTGTTTGGTTTGATCCATTTTCACGGACGAGGATGGTgaattaaagacatttattttgctgctttAACTAGTATGAgagtttaaagaaaataaacttttggACTTTGAATCTGCTATCGGAGAATGAAGCTGAAGGTAGAGATGAGATAAGGTCATAATGTCTCTCAGAGTCTTCTCTGGTTTCACTGAGGCCGAGTCGAGGCCTGCCTGGCTCCCTGGGCTGAGGCTCTCCGGGCCTATTCTGGGCGAGGCGAGCCCACCACCCACACATCCTGCAGGGGTGGAGAGAGGCATGTGGTCCTCCCAGCACCCTGGGCCTGCTGACTGCCACTCCTCTGTTAGCCAGGCTTCCGCAGGGCCTCACATGCACATAGGAAGAGTCAGAAACAAGCCTCTTTCAGATCCCCTCTGCCGCGCGCTCTCTCAGTTTGCGGTGGCACCCGTGTGAGCGATTGTAGACGATAAATACGGATCTGACGGGCTGTCAGGGCAGCAAACAGCCAAACATCCCAGCCAGAAGAAATGTAATCACAGGGCTCTGCTAATGTGGAATCTCGTGCGTGTAGAAACACAACTGACGGCCAGATTAGTCCTTTAAAAATCCCATTTTATAATGAAATACCTTTTCTTCATCGTAGGGGAAAGATcgagtgttaaagaaagtttccTAGTTTCAAATCCTGCATTCTGAAGACTTAAATATCCTGTCAGTGCCATTCAGgctaaaaatgttgtggctcgTATTTAACCTCTTCACTCTCCTGTTCAGGCCTGACACACTCAGATCACGCACCTGCCAGGAACAGTGTTTACAGTACGTGTGTGTAGAAATGCGTCTCCTCGTCAGGTCACAGTGATAATTTGGTTTCAGAATCAGGTGGGACATGAAATCCCCGATTGAGGTGTGAGAGCAGGTTTAgagttgttatttttaaatgtacctTTTCTAACCATCAAAGCAGGAAGATGGTGAAACTGTGAAGAATACGAATCATTATCTACTTCAACTGGAGCTCACGCGTCCAACAACGGCCAACGCTCCCCTTCAATTCACCgaatttcacatttcacatccaTTCTTCCATCAGATCTCGTCCTCGTCCGTCTTGTTGTCTCATTTCTGATCAACGTGCGGTGTGTTGTCCCTCAGGTATGGCGGCGGTGTTGCCGAGGACCCTGGGTGAGCTGCAGCTCTACAGGATCCTGCAGCGAGCGAACCTGCTCTACTACTACGAGGCCTTCATCCAGCAGGGTGGCGATGACGTGCAGCAGCTGTGCGAGGCCGGCGAGGAGGAGTTCCTGGAGATCATGGCCCTCGTCGGCATGGCCAGCAAGCCGCTGCACGTGCGTCGCCTGCAGAAGGCGCTGCGCGACTGGGTCACCAACCCGGCCATCTTCAACCAGCCGCTCACCTCGCTGCCCGTCTGCAGCATCCCCGTCTACAAGCTGCCCGAGGGCTCGCCCACGCTGCTCAGCGCTCAGGACCGAGCCAACACCGCCAGCGTCAAGATTCCCAAAGCCGTCGCGGCCGCCTGCTCAGATCCCGGGAAGCTGGACGTGGCGCGGGACAAAGTGTCGGCCGGGTCGCCCCTGCAGGGCAGCAGCGAGGCTCGGTTCTGGTCGGGCCACAGCAACGACAGCGAGCACAGCCTGTCGCCATCGGACCTGGGCTCGCCGTCCTCACCCAGAGACGCCCTGGAGGCCCTGGATGCTGCCGCCGTCCAGTCGGTGCTGGAGTGCGTGGACAGGATGGCGCCCGGACTTCCTAAAACAGACCTGGCCGAGGTCAAAGATcaactgaagaacaacaaaaagttaGCGAAGATGATCGGACACATCTTTGAAATGAGCGACGATGACCcgcggagggaggaggagattcGTAAGTACAGCGCCATCTACGGACGCTTTGACTCGAAGAGGAGGGACGGCAAACACCTGACGCTGCACGAGGTTCATAAATATACGTTTTCCCGTAGAGTGGACTTGTCCTCAATGAGGTTGAAGTTTCTGTGTTGTGCCTGAATTGACTCGTGTGTGTCTGATGTGCAGCTGACGGTGAACGAGGCGGCGGCTCAGCTCTGCATGCGAGACATGGCTTTGCTGACACGTCGAGACGAGTTGTTTGGACTCGCCCGGCAGATCTCCAGAGAGGTCACATACAAATACACCTACCGCACCAGCAAGTAAGAGCTCCAGCATTCTGGGAACGGATCTTAGATTTCTGTGATTCACACCGGTCCTatgagtgtctgtgtttattcaaATTACAGATACAACGTGGTTCTCTCGACCTGTTGTTTACAAAGTCCTTGATTTCCCGATGTTTCTCCGCAGGTCTCGCTGTGGAGACAGAGACGAGCCGTCCCCGAAGAGGATAAAAACAGAGGTGAGGTCAACGCTCGCATTAAAATTGTGCTTGTTGGAATTCAAACACAGGATTTCTGAATCTTCTTTTTGCCCGATAACGTGCAGCTTTGTGATTTCTACTCGTCTCAGCTAAACCGACAAATATTCTCCAAAATCAGTTTCACAGTTGTGAGGATTTTTCTTCTCATGTGAATCCTCGACTGAAGAACTGAGGTTTTCAGACTCATTgttacagaaaacaaactatTTCCCTGACACACTTTTGTAAACTTTGTGGTATTTGACTTAGTCTCTGACAGATCGACTGACTGAACTCTTCACTGATACGAACCGTTTCGTTCTGAGATTATTTTTCGGTTTTCAACACTGAAACGTCTGAAATGTGAAGACGCAGCTTTGTGTAGTTCTCGGAAGTGACCAGAGCACAAAGTGACCTCTCACTCTACATCTCCTGACACACTTGGCTGCGAGGCGTCTTTTTGCTCTGAATGGCTCCTCTCAGTTTGTAAACCGGTGATTGAAAACATGTGGCGGCTGCAGGGATTCTAACCACGATGAACCAACACCTGCCCACTGACTTAAGGAGGGAGTTTCCTGTTCATTTCACTTTCAGGACATTTTACTGCAGAAAAACCAAAGTCCCCGAAACCCCAGTTTGTTTGTCCGTTGCTTATCGTACACACGCATTCAAACATATGTGATGTGTCCAATTCAAAAAGTATAAATCCAcgctcctctgtgtttccaggaGAACTTCTTCGACATCCAGGAGGCGCTGCAGGCCATCCACATGCGGCAGGAGATGCTGAGGGAGCAGCTGGCCTGCGCCAAGTTGAAAGGGGAGGAAACCGTCGGGAGAAACCTGCAGGTGAGCTTCACTTTTAAATCTGATTATCGATCGAACACTTTCCGGCTTCTCTCGTTTCCCCTTTGTCAAATCTTCTCTGACTCTAACTCTCGGGCCTCTGCTGAGTTAAAGTCTCAGAGAGACGCTCATCAGAGGAGAAGACACAGATTCTCTCTGATGCCGAAACAAATGTTCCTCAGCTGTGGAGTTGAAAGAATCGTCAGCGACAGATTTCCATGTCAGCAGATGTTTGTGGCGGCAGGATCCAGTTTGATCCCGGTTAATGGTCTTTATTGGTTTccacgc
The genomic region above belongs to Paralichthys olivaceus isolate ysfri-2021 chromosome 24, ASM2471397v2, whole genome shotgun sequence and contains:
- the LOC109641702 gene encoding NGFI-A-binding protein 1; the encoded protein is MAAVLPRTLGELQLYRILQRANLLYYYEAFIQQGGDDVQQLCEAGEEEFLEIMALVGMASKPLHVRRLQKALRDWVTNPAIFNQPLTSLPVCSIPVYKLPEGSPTLLSAQDRANTASVKIPKAVAAACSDPGKLDVARDKVSAGSPLQGSSEARFWSGHSNDSEHSLSPSDLGSPSSPRDALEALDAAAVQSVLECVDRMAPGLPKTDLAEVKDQLKNNKKLAKMIGHIFEMSDDDPRREEEIRKYSAIYGRFDSKRRDGKHLTLHELTVNEAAAQLCMRDMALLTRRDELFGLARQISREVTYKYTYRTSKSRCGDRDEPSPKRIKTEENFFDIQEALQAIHMRQEMLREQLACAKLKGEETVGRNLQMQLERLLARQMEILQDAAVQERLQALDWRIPPAALKYLNDVQNTNGAAADASRDNQDERPINLRVVSQSMQEGDLPLGKQLANELKRHHNHNHNNNNNNNNTDETKTPATENGTSQRAPSSAEKKTIKSEPEDST